A DNA window from Deinococcus aerolatus contains the following coding sequences:
- a CDS encoding methyltransferase domain-containing protein: MPRPPSDRFQPAGKRKSRPKTDHRARQPAHEYELEVLPGLEHVAATELAAVPLARDIRGLRFWFPGDPERLTRLRSALAAYRIRTWDVPRPRGLLGHQQLGELTEFLQGVLAVGGQTSFRLGAAGKESVVMQRLAEELENALELPYRPEDGQLLIRLRPETDGPGWEVLARTTPKPLSARPWRVCNMNGGLNATLAYATHKLAGQRDVDRIFNPMCGSGTLLIERDLLGPSDALVGVDLDPAAVACARTNIEAAGRQIEVAQIDALHTGLAARSFDLIVADLPWGDAIGTHGGNAALYPAFLGEMHRLLSRQGRLAVITHEIRLFEGLLTGSTQWNARELLQVASGGHHPKVYLLNRR; this comes from the coding sequence ATGCCTCGCCCCCCATCAGACCGTTTTCAGCCCGCCGGGAAGAGGAAGAGTCGTCCCAAGACCGATCACCGCGCCCGCCAGCCCGCCCACGAGTACGAGCTGGAGGTGCTGCCGGGCCTGGAACACGTCGCCGCCACCGAGCTGGCCGCCGTGCCGCTGGCCCGCGACATCCGGGGCCTGCGCTTCTGGTTTCCCGGCGACCCCGAACGCCTGACCCGGCTGCGCTCGGCGCTGGCCGCGTACCGCATTCGCACCTGGGACGTGCCGCGCCCGCGCGGGCTGCTGGGCCACCAGCAACTGGGCGAACTGACCGAGTTCCTGCAGGGTGTGCTGGCGGTGGGGGGGCAGACCTCCTTCCGGCTGGGCGCGGCCGGCAAGGAGTCGGTGGTGATGCAGCGTCTGGCCGAGGAGCTGGAGAATGCGCTGGAACTGCCGTACCGCCCCGAGGACGGCCAGCTGCTGATCCGCCTGCGTCCCGAAACGGACGGCCCCGGCTGGGAGGTGCTGGCCCGCACGACGCCCAAGCCGCTGAGCGCGCGGCCCTGGCGGGTGTGCAACATGAACGGCGGCCTGAACGCCACGCTGGCCTACGCCACCCACAAGCTGGCCGGGCAGCGCGACGTGGACCGCATCTTCAACCCGATGTGCGGCAGCGGCACCCTGCTGATCGAGCGCGACCTGCTGGGGCCGAGCGACGCGCTGGTGGGCGTGGACCTGGACCCGGCGGCGGTGGCCTGTGCCAGAACCAACATCGAGGCGGCCGGGCGGCAGATCGAGGTGGCGCAGATTGACGCCCTGCACACCGGGCTTGCCGCCCGCTCGTTCGACCTGATCGTGGCCGATCTGCCGTGGGGAGACGCCATCGGCACGCACGGCGGCAACGCGGCGCTGTACCCGGCCTTTCTGGGGGAGATGCACCGTCTGCTGAGCCGCCAGGGCCGGCTGGCCGTGATCACCCACGAGATCCGGCTGTTCGAGGGCCTGCTGACCGGATCGACCCAGTGGAACGCCCGCGAACTGCTGCAGGTGGCCAGCGGCGGGCACCATCCGAAAGTGTATCTGCTGAACCGGCGCTAG
- a CDS encoding TrkH family potassium uptake protein → MTRPAAPDPRSSEPSAAVRRRRPLLARLRPPQLIALTFALTILVGTALLLLPVSLEPGQRLSVIQALFMATSAVCVTGLGVVDVGTTFTPFGEVVMLLLIQVGGLGLITLGTLFALALRRRVGITDRIQVAQQVSALELGGVVRLVRTIVLSSVLVELAGTMLLAAVFVPQEGLGRGLYYALFHAVSAFNNAGFSLYATGLTGFVTNPLINVVIPLLIVLGGMGFLVQLNVLAHLRNRRRNRLNSNSKLSLTMMGALLLIGTVGFALLEWNNPATLGTLPLGERLLAAWFQGVTPRTAGFNTLDYSVMGYGTLFLTILLMFIGANPGSTGGGIKTTTFYVMMASAWGMVRGSSDTTLFRRRINTTTILRATTVGLLSLGLVNLGFLLLLLLNTNKDILFVQLFFETISAFATVGLSMNTTPLLNTGQEAVLIVLMFLGRIGPLTFAVAFSRPDSRTLVRYPAEHDILIG, encoded by the coding sequence ATGACCCGGCCTGCCGCCCCCGACCCGCGTTCCTCAGAGCCCTCCGCTGCCGTGCGGCGCCGCAGGCCCTTGCTTGCCCGGCTGCGCCCCCCGCAACTGATCGCGCTGACCTTTGCGCTGACCATTCTGGTGGGGACCGCGCTGCTGCTGCTGCCGGTCAGCCTGGAGCCGGGCCAGCGCCTCAGCGTGATCCAGGCGCTGTTCATGGCGACCAGCGCCGTGTGCGTGACCGGGCTGGGGGTGGTGGACGTCGGCACCACCTTTACCCCCTTCGGCGAGGTGGTGATGCTGCTGCTGATCCAGGTCGGCGGACTGGGGCTGATCACGCTGGGCACGCTGTTCGCCCTGGCCCTGCGGCGGCGGGTGGGCATCACGGACCGCATTCAGGTGGCGCAGCAGGTCAGCGCCCTGGAACTGGGCGGTGTGGTGAGGCTGGTCCGCACCATCGTCCTGAGTTCGGTGCTGGTGGAGCTGGCCGGGACCATGCTGCTGGCCGCCGTCTTCGTGCCGCAGGAGGGGCTGGGGCGGGGGCTGTACTACGCGTTGTTTCACGCGGTCAGCGCCTTTAACAACGCGGGGTTCAGCCTGTACGCCACCGGCCTGACCGGCTTCGTGACCAATCCGCTGATCAACGTCGTCATTCCGCTGCTGATCGTGCTGGGGGGCATGGGCTTTCTGGTGCAGCTGAACGTGCTGGCCCACCTGCGCAACCGCCGCCGCAACCGCCTGAATTCCAACAGCAAGCTGTCCCTGACCATGATGGGCGCGCTGCTCCTAATCGGCACGGTGGGGTTCGCGCTGCTGGAATGGAACAACCCGGCCACGCTGGGCACCCTGCCCCTCGGGGAGCGGCTGCTGGCCGCGTGGTTTCAGGGCGTCACACCGCGCACCGCCGGATTCAATACACTGGATTACAGCGTCATGGGCTACGGAACCCTGTTCCTGACCATCCTGCTGATGTTCATCGGGGCCAACCCCGGCTCCACCGGCGGCGGCATCAAGACCACCACCTTCTACGTGATGATGGCCTCCGCGTGGGGCATGGTGCGCGGGAGCAGCGACACCACGCTGTTCCGCCGCCGCATCAACACCACCACGATTCTGCGGGCCACGACAGTGGGCCTGCTGAGCCTGGGGCTGGTCAACCTGGGGTTCCTGCTGCTGCTGCTGCTCAACACCAACAAGGACATTCTGTTTGTGCAGCTGTTCTTCGAGACCATCAGCGCCTTCGCCACTGTGGGCCTGAGCATGAACACCACCCCGCTGCTCAATACTGGTCAGGAGGCCGTGCTGATCGTGCTGATGTTTCTGGGGCGCATCGGCCCGCTGACCTTCGCCGTGGCCTTCAGCCGCCCGGATTCCAGAACGCTGGTGCGGTACCCGGCAGAGCATGACATCCTGATCGGTTGA
- a CDS encoding TrkH family potassium uptake protein: MTRRPFVLPRRALSARLTPAQLLALVYAAGILIGTGLLHLPGVQRAGGAALSSVDLLFTATSAICITGLVVADTGEAFTRLGQVIIIVLVQIGGLGILTFGTLFAFLTGRRLNFSERQGLVAQLNALNVGGVLPLLRAILTYTLISELVGTVLLSLRFVPQYGLGEGLYQSVFHAVSAYNNGGFVVLAGGMTPYAQDPLVSLTISALVILGGLGFLVQLNYVSHLLHPRKNRLLVYSRLTMLTTAVLLGLGTLVILVLEWQNTRTLGALGTPGKFLAAFFQSMTPRSGGFSTVNIESMNTASIFTIIALMFIGANSGSTGGGIKTSTFAILVGSAWNMVRGRGDLILFQRRVLNENVVRAGSITTLYTLLVAGAFFLLLATNPKLGFTHLLFETVSAAATVGLSMNTTHLLNDPGLLILTALMYLGRIGPLTFAVAFSLRSTQKRNIKYPPERDILVG; encoded by the coding sequence GTGACCCGCCGCCCCTTCGTCCTGCCCCGCCGCGCCCTGAGCGCCCGGCTGACGCCCGCCCAACTGCTGGCGCTGGTCTACGCGGCGGGCATATTGATCGGGACCGGACTGCTGCACCTGCCGGGAGTCCAGCGCGCAGGCGGGGCGGCGCTGAGCAGCGTGGACCTGCTGTTCACGGCCACCAGCGCCATCTGCATCACCGGACTGGTGGTGGCCGACACCGGCGAGGCCTTCACGCGACTGGGACAGGTGATCATCATCGTGCTGGTGCAGATCGGGGGACTGGGCATCCTGACTTTCGGGACGCTGTTCGCGTTTCTGACCGGCAGGCGGCTGAACTTCAGCGAGCGCCAGGGGCTGGTGGCGCAGCTCAACGCGCTGAACGTGGGCGGCGTGCTGCCCCTGCTGCGGGCGATCCTGACCTACACCCTGATCAGCGAACTGGTAGGCACGGTCCTGCTGTCCCTGCGCTTCGTGCCGCAGTACGGGCTGGGCGAGGGCCTGTACCAGTCGGTCTTTCACGCGGTCAGCGCGTACAACAACGGCGGCTTCGTGGTGCTGGCAGGCGGAATGACCCCCTACGCGCAGGATCCGCTGGTCAGCCTGACCATCAGTGCCCTCGTGATTCTGGGTGGGCTGGGGTTTCTGGTGCAGCTGAACTATGTCTCGCACCTCCTGCACCCGCGCAAGAACCGGCTGTTGGTCTACAGCCGCCTGACCATGCTGACCACGGCGGTGCTGCTGGGGCTGGGCACGCTGGTGATCCTGGTGCTGGAGTGGCAGAACACCCGGACGCTGGGCGCGCTGGGCACGCCGGGCAAATTCCTGGCCGCCTTCTTCCAGAGCATGACCCCGCGTTCCGGCGGCTTTTCCACCGTCAATATCGAGTCGATGAACACCGCCAGCATCTTTACCATCATTGCCCTGATGTTCATCGGGGCAAACAGCGGGTCCACCGGGGGCGGCATCAAGACCAGCACCTTTGCCATTCTGGTGGGCAGCGCGTGGAACATGGTGCGCGGGCGCGGCGACCTGATCCTGTTTCAGCGCCGGGTGCTGAACGAGAACGTGGTGCGGGCCGGCAGCATCACCACGCTGTACACCCTGCTGGTGGCCGGGGCCTTCTTCCTGCTGCTGGCCACCAACCCCAAGCTGGGCTTCACCCACCTGCTGTTCGAGACCGTCAGCGCCGCCGCCACCGTGGGGCTGAGCATGAACACCACCCACCTGCTCAACGATCCGGGCCTGCTGATCCTGACCGCGCTGATGTACCTGGGACGCATCGGCCCCCTGACCTTCGCGGTGGCCTTCAGCCTGCGCAGCACCCAGAAGCGCAACATCAAATATCCGCCGGAGCGCGATATTCTGGTGGGGTAA
- a CDS encoding Gfo/Idh/MocA family protein has translation MSIADGAGTGLRWGLLGAARIARALIPAIRAGGGEVVALGVRDPASERARAFAQEWQVPLVGGYQDVLDSDVDAVYNPLPNDLHLPWSLAAMRAGRHVLTEKPLVLNAAEAQQLADAARETNRVLLEAFAYRFHPHITRLRQLVQDGELGELRAVRVAFGFPLTRPDDFRWHADKGGGALYDVGTYTVNLVRLLLGEPVAAMARARWTQGGVDLGLSGVLEYPGALASLDCAFDWSDTATQRLTVVGTRGTLDMKGVFHSNTHSPVSFTVSSAAGVREEEFPPFNAYAAMVGHFQQVVRGGEEALYPPEDSVSHARVLDALFASARTGMRIEI, from the coding sequence ATGTCAATTGCTGACGGGGCGGGAACGGGACTTCGCTGGGGCCTGCTGGGCGCGGCGCGCATTGCACGGGCGCTGATTCCAGCCATTCGTGCGGGTGGGGGAGAGGTGGTGGCCCTGGGCGTGCGCGACCCGGCCTCCGAGCGGGCGCGGGCCTTTGCCCAGGAGTGGCAGGTGCCGCTGGTGGGCGGCTACCAGGACGTGCTGGACAGTGACGTGGACGCGGTCTACAACCCCCTGCCCAATGACCTGCACCTGCCGTGGTCCCTGGCGGCCATGCGGGCGGGCCGGCACGTCCTGACCGAGAAACCATTAGTCCTGAACGCTGCCGAGGCGCAGCAGCTGGCCGACGCGGCGCGGGAGACAAACCGGGTGCTGCTGGAGGCCTTTGCCTACCGCTTTCATCCCCACATTACGCGCCTGCGCCAGCTGGTGCAGGATGGTGAACTGGGTGAACTCCGGGCGGTGCGGGTGGCTTTCGGCTTTCCGTTGACTAGACCCGACGACTTCCGCTGGCACGCCGACAAGGGGGGCGGCGCGCTGTACGACGTGGGCACCTACACGGTCAATCTGGTGCGTCTGCTGCTGGGCGAACCGGTGGCCGCCATGGCCCGCGCCCGCTGGACGCAGGGTGGGGTCGATCTGGGCCTCAGCGGCGTGCTGGAGTATCCGGGGGCCCTGGCGAGCCTGGACTGCGCCTTCGACTGGAGCGACACCGCCACCCAGCGCCTGACGGTGGTGGGCACACGCGGCACGCTGGACATGAAGGGCGTGTTCCACAGCAACACCCATTCACCTGTGTCTTTCACGGTCAGCAGTGCTGCCGGCGTGCGTGAGGAAGAGTTCCCGCCTTTCAACGCCTACGCCGCGATGGTCGGGCACTTCCAGCAGGTGGTGCGGGGCGGGGAAGAGGCGCTGTATCCCCCCGAGGACAGCGTGAGCCATGCGCGGGTGCTGGATGCGTTGTTCGCCTCGGCGCGGACGGGGATGCGGATCGAGATTTAG
- a CDS encoding DNA internalization-related competence protein ComEC/Rec2: protein MTSAAAAGRLAWSIPAVFGVMGGIQLGLGVWWGVLTLLLGAGLAVRDVRPRLAALVLLGAALGFGAERLVTGRADPLAPWQGAQVTLTGGWDGQFLTLKDPPARLAVAPKPTARPGTLVISGRLVTPEGQRTPGGFNQAAWLRAQGGVFLPTPTAVLVAAKVRDSQLEKGLRGWFRRGLTVGLPAREAALMTAIELGDRAEIGREEFTEGYGIRDAFNRSGLAHLMALSGQNVALITVVLIWGLGWLGLPPAWRYGLPATLLLPYLALVGVSPSITRAVIMGLTVLAALALGRGRPDPYGLMALAALVCLLLFPLWLLDIGFQLSFLAVLALTLSMKAAGRLPERWPLWLRLALVATVLAELGTLPVIAGTFGQLPLVGLPANLAAGAVMTVLVPLGFLAGLLGPAAVLVNLLVRPLAAALLGIVEVFGQAPVMAWGQVSAAGFVAYTVCAAAGVLWLWGRVRLSALLGVVMACTLLTLLPGTLRPARDIVFLDVGQGDATLVRLPHLTLLVDAGGSVGSDYDVGGRTVVPALRALGVRKIDVVIGTHADTDHIEGISGVLRGLPVGELWIGQRKSDDPVLTTVLTAAGEAGVPVREVRRGDQVTSDGVTVTVMWPTGTVWSTEDNENSVAVRIQSGRWTAAILGDLPDVTENHLGLGRLNLLKVAHHGSRYSTNTAFLAETTPADAVISVGRNTYGHPHPDVLGRLTTAGAEVWRTDQLGTIRWPIP from the coding sequence ATGACGTCCGCTGCGGCGGCGGGCCGGCTGGCGTGGTCCATTCCCGCCGTCTTCGGTGTGATGGGCGGCATTCAGCTGGGGCTGGGCGTGTGGTGGGGCGTGCTGACGCTGCTGCTGGGCGCCGGGCTGGCCGTGCGCGACGTCCGCCCGCGGCTGGCCGCACTGGTCCTGCTGGGTGCGGCGCTGGGCTTCGGGGCCGAGCGGCTGGTGACGGGGCGGGCCGACCCGCTGGCTCCCTGGCAGGGCGCGCAGGTGACGCTGACGGGCGGGTGGGACGGGCAGTTCCTGACCCTGAAAGACCCGCCGGCGCGGCTGGCCGTGGCCCCCAAACCCACGGCCCGGCCCGGAACGCTGGTGATCAGCGGCCGGCTGGTGACCCCCGAGGGCCAGCGCACGCCCGGCGGCTTCAACCAGGCGGCGTGGCTTCGAGCCCAGGGCGGGGTCTTTCTGCCCACGCCCACAGCCGTGCTGGTGGCCGCAAAGGTCCGCGACAGTCAGCTTGAAAAGGGGCTGCGCGGTTGGTTCCGGCGCGGCCTGACGGTGGGACTTCCCGCCAGGGAAGCCGCGCTGATGACCGCCATTGAGCTGGGGGACCGGGCCGAGATCGGGCGTGAGGAATTCACGGAGGGCTACGGCATCCGGGACGCCTTCAACCGCTCGGGACTGGCGCACCTGATGGCGCTGTCCGGGCAGAACGTCGCGCTGATCACGGTGGTGCTGATCTGGGGACTGGGCTGGCTGGGGCTGCCGCCCGCATGGCGCTACGGCCTGCCCGCCACCCTGCTGCTGCCGTACCTGGCCCTGGTGGGCGTGTCCCCCAGCATCACCCGCGCGGTAATCATGGGGCTGACCGTGCTGGCGGCGCTGGCCCTGGGGCGCGGCCGGCCTGATCCGTACGGCCTGATGGCGCTGGCGGCCCTGGTCTGCCTGCTGCTGTTCCCGCTGTGGCTGCTGGATATCGGCTTTCAGCTGTCGTTTCTGGCAGTGCTGGCCCTGACCCTCTCCATGAAAGCTGCCGGACGGCTGCCGGAACGCTGGCCGCTGTGGCTGCGGCTGGCGCTGGTGGCCACCGTGCTGGCCGAACTGGGCACCCTGCCGGTCATCGCTGGCACTTTCGGGCAGCTGCCGCTGGTGGGTCTGCCGGCCAATCTGGCGGCGGGGGCCGTCATGACCGTGCTGGTGCCGCTGGGCTTTCTGGCCGGGCTGCTGGGGCCGGCGGCGGTGCTGGTCAATCTGCTGGTGCGCCCGCTGGCCGCCGCGCTGCTGGGCATCGTGGAGGTGTTCGGGCAGGCGCCGGTCATGGCCTGGGGGCAGGTCTCGGCGGCCGGTTTCGTGGCCTACACGGTGTGCGCGGCGGCGGGCGTGCTGTGGCTGTGGGGGCGGGTGCGCCTGTCGGCGCTGCTGGGCGTGGTGATGGCCTGCACGCTGCTGACCCTGCTGCCCGGCACGCTGCGTCCGGCCCGCGACATTGTCTTTCTGGATGTCGGTCAGGGCGACGCCACGTTGGTCCGGCTGCCCCACCTGACCCTGTTGGTGGACGCCGGAGGCTCGGTGGGCAGCGACTACGACGTCGGGGGCCGCACGGTGGTTCCCGCCCTGCGCGCCCTGGGGGTCAGGAAGATCGACGTGGTGATTGGCACGCACGCCGATACCGACCACATAGAAGGCATCAGCGGCGTGCTGCGCGGCCTGCCGGTGGGCGAACTGTGGATCGGCCAGCGCAAGAGCGACGATCCGGTGCTGACCACCGTGCTGACCGCAGCCGGGGAAGCCGGTGTCCCTGTGCGCGAGGTGCGGCGCGGCGATCAGGTCACCTCCGACGGGGTGACGGTGACGGTGATGTGGCCCACCGGCACGGTCTGGAGCACTGAGGACAACGAGAACAGCGTGGCCGTGCGCATCCAGTCCGGCAGGTGGACCGCGGCCATTCTGGGCGATCTGCCGGACGTGACGGAAAATCACCTGGGGCTGGGCCGCCTGAACCTGCTGAAAGTCGCCCACCACGGTAGCCGCTACAGCACCAACACCGCGTTCCTGGCGGAGACCACCCCCGCTGACGCGGTGATCAGCGTGGGCCGCAACACCTACGGCCACCCGCATCCGGACGTACTGGGGAGGCTGACGACAGCCGGCGCGGAGGTCTGGAGGACCGATCAGCTGGGGACCATCCGCTGGCCGATTCCGTGA
- a CDS encoding potassium channel family protein: MKIKQCLVIGLGRFGTAVATTLYEMGHEVVAVDHNEENVERVMNLVTHAAIVDASDERALRSIGVGDFDVVVVAIGTDVQANILATMNAKSLGATYVVTKAVDEMARRVLERIGADLVIRPEHDMGVRLARQIATPNIVDTLDLGGDYAIVEIEANDRLKGTLRDLNLTGRFGVQIIAISRAGKIEMTPRAEDELRPHDKLVLIGTSHNIDELRRYLGE, from the coding sequence ATGAAGATCAAACAATGCCTCGTGATCGGCCTGGGCCGGTTCGGCACCGCCGTCGCCACCACCCTCTACGAGATGGGCCACGAGGTCGTGGCGGTGGACCACAACGAGGAAAACGTGGAACGGGTCATGAATCTGGTGACGCACGCGGCCATCGTGGACGCCAGCGACGAGCGGGCGCTGCGCTCGATTGGCGTGGGCGACTTCGACGTGGTGGTGGTCGCCATCGGCACCGACGTGCAGGCCAACATCCTGGCCACCATGAACGCCAAGAGTCTGGGGGCCACCTACGTGGTCACCAAGGCCGTGGATGAGATGGCCCGGCGCGTTCTGGAGCGCATCGGGGCCGATCTGGTGATCCGGCCCGAACACGACATGGGCGTGCGTCTGGCCCGGCAGATCGCCACCCCCAATATTGTGGACACGCTGGACCTGGGGGGCGACTACGCCATCGTGGAAATCGAGGCCAACGACCGACTCAAGGGCACGCTGCGCGACCTGAACCTGACCGGACGCTTCGGCGTGCAGATCATCGCCATCAGTCGCGCCGGCAAGATCGAGATGACTCCACGCGCCGAGGATGAATTGCGCCCCCACGACAAGCTGGTGTTGATCGGCACCAGCCACAACATCGACGAGTTGAGGCGCTACCTGGGCGAGTAG
- a CDS encoding SDR family NAD(P)-dependent oxidoreductase, translated as MTLKTPSERRVVVLTGASSGIGLATARELAARGHALVLAARREDQLAALARELDPSGSRVIAVPTDVTDDASRRALIGAAQAKFGRIDVLINNAGVTVEQGWWWDDADPLRVIRVNLEAPIELVRLVLPGMRSRGSGHIVNIGSVAGRAATNGMYSASKFGLRGFSHGLRRELLGSGVNVSLIAPGFVKSEMTARARLPMPGPEVVARAVAGVLDRPRREVTVPGVYRAVALLNSVLPGLADRIVRRVVIARRYGSQ; from the coding sequence ATGACCCTGAAGACCCCTTCTGAGCGCCGCGTCGTGGTCCTGACCGGCGCGTCCAGCGGCATCGGGCTGGCAACGGCGCGTGAACTGGCGGCGCGTGGGCACGCGCTGGTGCTGGCTGCCCGCCGCGAGGACCAACTTGCCGCCCTGGCCCGCGAGCTCGACCCCAGCGGCTCGCGCGTGATCGCCGTGCCCACCGACGTGACCGACGACGCCTCGCGCCGCGCCCTGATTGGAGCCGCCCAGGCGAAATTCGGGCGCATCGACGTGCTGATCAACAACGCCGGGGTCACGGTGGAGCAGGGCTGGTGGTGGGACGACGCCGACCCGCTGCGGGTGATCCGCGTCAATCTGGAAGCCCCCATTGAACTGGTGCGTCTGGTGCTGCCGGGGATGCGCTCACGCGGCAGCGGGCACATCGTCAACATCGGCTCGGTGGCGGGACGGGCGGCCACCAACGGCATGTACAGCGCCAGCAAATTCGGCCTCCGGGGCTTCTCACACGGGTTGCGGCGCGAACTGCTGGGCAGTGGCGTGAACGTCAGTCTGATTGCCCCCGGCTTCGTAAAAAGCGAGATGACCGCCCGCGCCCGCCTGCCCATGCCGGGGCCGGAAGTCGTGGCCCGCGCCGTGGCCGGGGTGCTGGACCGCCCGCGCCGCGAGGTGACTGTGCCGGGCGTCTACCGCGCGGTGGCCCTGCTGAACAGCGTGTTGCCGGGGCTGGCAGACCGCATCGTGCGGCGGGTGGTGATCGCGCGGCGGTATGGTAGTCAGTAA
- a CDS encoding S8 family serine peptidase, whose translation MKLRPPPRSVLLTLPLLCAALLGLGGQAATPGTIPALPPGPSGPVSVPPEPRPPAPRPPAVTPPPAQTPPTLPPPEIAPTSPPRPPPAPPLLPVTPPTSPALPSVYRPSDPLYPQQWNLSVIGMPQAWALLPDALKPDAAKRTSTSKTPPVTVAVLDTGFVETPELAGRVVNGYDFVRDPARAGDGGGRDGDASGVGQFAYHGEVVANIIAAAHDGRGMAGINPLARVVQVRVAGVDGLIDPQDLADGLRWAAGLAVPGVPTNPNPAKVLNLSLFADFIPLTGCDARIQNAVDAVTARGVLVVVGAANDGADASGYSPAGCRGVLTVTSATSQGTRPPYANWGRSVAVAAPGGEPGHGVPVSSLSGPGGVRAPDGTSMAAPHVAGVASLILGMRPRLSPAQLRSVLTRSAVPFPGGRCDPEPARSCGSGTLNAAAAVRAALASSLGK comes from the coding sequence GTGAAGCTCAGGCCCCCGCCCAGATCAGTCCTGCTGACGCTGCCCCTGCTGTGCGCCGCCCTGCTGGGCCTGGGTGGGCAGGCCGCCACACCCGGCACCATTCCGGCGCTGCCGCCAGGACCGTCGGGGCCGGTGTCAGTTCCCCCCGAGCCCCGGCCCCCAGCCCCCAGACCACCAGCGGTCACGCCTCCTCCAGCTCAGACGCCCCCCACGCTGCCCCCACCCGAAATTGCGCCGACATCCCCGCCCCGGCCACCGCCCGCGCCCCCTCTGCTGCCGGTCACGCCCCCCACCAGTCCAGCGCTGCCCAGCGTATACCGGCCCAGCGACCCCCTGTATCCCCAGCAGTGGAACCTGAGCGTGATTGGCATGCCGCAGGCCTGGGCGCTGTTGCCGGACGCCCTGAAGCCGGACGCCGCGAAGAGGACCAGCACCTCGAAGACGCCGCCGGTCACGGTAGCCGTGTTGGACACCGGCTTCGTGGAGACGCCGGAGCTGGCCGGGCGCGTGGTGAACGGCTACGATTTCGTGCGTGACCCGGCGCGGGCCGGAGACGGCGGCGGGCGCGACGGGGACGCCAGCGGCGTGGGGCAGTTCGCCTACCACGGCGAGGTGGTCGCCAACATCATCGCCGCCGCGCACGATGGGCGGGGCATGGCGGGCATCAACCCCCTGGCGCGGGTCGTGCAGGTGCGGGTGGCGGGCGTGGACGGCCTGATCGACCCGCAGGACCTGGCCGACGGTCTGCGCTGGGCGGCGGGCCTCGCGGTGCCGGGGGTGCCGACCAATCCAAACCCGGCAAAGGTGCTGAACCTGAGCCTGTTTGCAGATTTCATTCCGCTGACCGGCTGCGACGCCCGCATCCAGAACGCAGTGGACGCTGTGACCGCCAGGGGCGTGCTGGTAGTGGTGGGGGCCGCCAACGATGGTGCGGACGCCTCCGGCTACTCGCCGGCCGGCTGCCGGGGCGTGCTGACCGTGACCAGCGCCACGTCGCAGGGCACGCGCCCGCCCTACGCCAACTGGGGCCGCAGCGTCGCCGTCGCCGCGCCGGGCGGTGAGCCTGGACATGGCGTGCCCGTCAGCAGCCTGAGCGGACCGGGGGGTGTACGTGCGCCCGACGGCACCAGCATGGCCGCTCCGCATGTCGCCGGAGTCGCCAGCCTGATCCTGGGCATGCGCCCGCGCCTGAGCCCCGCGCAACTGCGCAGCGTGCTGACCCGAAGCGCCGTCCCGTTTCCCGGTGGACGCTGTGACCCGGAACCCGCGCGCAGTTGCGGCAGCGGCACGCTGAACGCGGCGGCGGCAGTGCGCGCGGCGCTGGCCTCCAGCCTGGGGAAATAG